One segment of Ignavibacteria bacterium DNA contains the following:
- a CDS encoding helix-turn-helix transcriptional regulator produces MKIESTMTDEAVLRELGARLERERLARNLTQAALAERAGVSKRTVERFESGEVGMQLTGFLRICRAMQVLDALDLILPDEKPSPMELLKHKGKRRQRATTSRESDQQQKPWTWGDES; encoded by the coding sequence ATGAAGATCGAATCGACCATGACAGATGAGGCGGTGCTTCGGGAGCTGGGTGCACGACTGGAGCGCGAGCGGCTTGCTCGGAACCTGACGCAGGCGGCTCTCGCAGAACGGGCCGGGGTGTCGAAGCGCACGGTTGAGCGATTTGAATCGGGAGAGGTCGGCATGCAGCTCACGGGGTTTCTTCGCATCTGCCGTGCGATGCAGGTTCTGGACGCGCTTGATCTGATCCTGCCCGATGAGAAGCCGAGTCCGATGGAATTGTTGAAGCACAAGGGGAAACGTCGACAGCGTGCGACAACGTCGCGTGAATCCGATCAGCAGCAGAAACCGTGGACGTGGGGAGATGAGTCGTGA
- a CDS encoding type II toxin-antitoxin system HipA family toxin, with protein MDDDDTVARFQYESDFVRSGIEVSPITMPLHERVYTFPALAQRTFHGLPGLLADSLPDTFGNALINAWLATQGRTPAEFSTLERLCYTGNRGMGALEFAPAQGPRQRTSTPLAIDALVQLASDVLLHRSALHGSIRVDEASATMRDILLVGTSAGGARAKALIAWNRSTNDVRSGQVNAGDGYEYWLLKFDGVSGNRDKELDDPRGFGAVEYAYSMMAKAAGIEMSECRLLEEHGRRHFMTRRFDRGPHGEKIHMQSLCALAHYDFNVPGVYSYEQAMMVMRQIGLSAAELEQFYRRMVFNIIARNQDDHVKNIAFLMNKRGEWSLAPAFDVTYSYNPSGAWTSTHQMSMNGKRDGFVLQDLQDCARPALLKRGRWKEIVDDVTTAVQRWPEFAAEARVDESMAGKIGRSHREL; from the coding sequence ATGGACGATGATGATACCGTTGCGCGGTTCCAATACGAATCGGACTTCGTGCGCAGTGGCATTGAAGTGTCGCCGATCACAATGCCCTTACACGAGCGGGTCTATACCTTTCCGGCACTTGCGCAGCGTACGTTTCATGGACTTCCGGGACTCCTTGCTGACTCGCTCCCTGACACCTTTGGCAATGCCCTTATCAATGCCTGGCTTGCAACACAAGGTCGCACACCGGCAGAGTTCAGTACCCTTGAACGACTGTGTTATACGGGCAATCGTGGGATGGGGGCGCTGGAGTTCGCACCTGCACAAGGTCCCAGGCAACGCACCTCAACGCCGCTCGCGATCGATGCCCTGGTGCAACTCGCAAGCGACGTACTTCTGCATCGCTCTGCTCTTCATGGATCGATACGCGTTGATGAGGCATCTGCAACCATGCGCGACATCTTGCTTGTGGGAACATCGGCCGGAGGAGCGCGTGCGAAGGCATTGATCGCATGGAACCGGTCGACGAATGATGTGCGCTCCGGTCAAGTCAATGCGGGTGACGGTTATGAGTACTGGCTGCTGAAGTTCGATGGCGTGTCGGGCAATCGCGATAAGGAGCTCGATGATCCAAGGGGCTTTGGGGCTGTCGAGTATGCCTATTCAATGATGGCAAAGGCGGCAGGGATCGAGATGTCGGAATGTCGACTCCTTGAAGAGCATGGTCGACGTCACTTCATGACGCGTCGATTCGATCGCGGTCCTCACGGCGAGAAGATCCACATGCAGTCGCTCTGCGCTCTCGCACACTACGACTTCAACGTTCCCGGCGTCTATTCTTATGAGCAGGCCATGATGGTGATGCGACAGATCGGTTTGTCGGCGGCAGAGCTCGAGCAGTTCTACCGTCGCATGGTCTTCAACATCATTGCACGGAATCAAGATGATCACGTCAAGAACATCGCTTTCCTCATGAACAAACGCGGGGAGTGGTCGCTCGCTCCGGCATTCGATGTTACGTACAGCTATAACCCCTCGGGCGCGTGGACGTCCACGCATCAAATGTCGATGAACGGCAAGCGCGACGGCTTCGTGCTCCAAGACCTTCAAGACTGCGCACGACCTGCACTCCTAAAGCGCGGACGTTGGAAAGAGATCGTCGACGATGTGACCACCGCCGTCCAACGCTGGCCTGAGTTCGCTGCCGAGGCACGGGTTGACGAGAGCATGGCAGGGAAGATCGGGCGCTCACATAGAGAACTCTGA
- a CDS encoding tetratricopeptide repeat protein: MRTFEEIKIDIDHANSINDAVSLMKCADELDALATPEAEAAAHSARGVGFALGSNYPVALEHYHRALGKFEELGNGSGVAGVTGNIGLVHMNTGNYPAALDHLHHALALHEELGERRHVARVTGNIGNVYGNTGNYPAALEHYQRSLDVLEELGIRSGVAGVTGNIGIAHENTGNYPAALEHYHRALAIYEELEDRSGVARVIVGIGNVHFRTGNYPSTLEHYHRALAIDKEQGDRSGVAASTGNIGNVHSSTGNYPAALEHFHRAFALHEELGDRSGVARVTSNIGVVHFHTDNYPEALEHYHRALAIHQELGESSGVAAVTINIGSVHQRAGNYPAALEHFHRALALHEELGSRSGVALVTCNIITAMIEIGEHAKADALLQTMDVLQIDDPDILVQKEKNRASLQEHHGRIGETAATLRAALLIAQEHTLAPMQADLHKALRDLALKQSDLAGYVEHNNEYSRITEEINGKEATLKMAMQEKQREIDAKDREHQKHMAVLHSTLPKDIADRVARGETVNDHHENAAVIFLDIVGFTQLSASMSSQDVIELLDDVFSQCDAICKQHNVTKIKTIGDSYMCVAFDSVINAAHVAMEMMNITLNESLNEALAKALEKEKALIKFRIGIHCGPVTAGVLGKERMQYDVWGDTVNVASRMESSSEPGRIHISEALAKALNEALSKALNEAYIVPRGTMDIKGKGMMQTYWLESPLS, from the coding sequence ATGAGAACCTTTGAAGAGATCAAGATCGACATTGATCATGCCAACAGCATCAACGATGCCGTCTCATTGATGAAATGCGCTGATGAGCTCGACGCTCTGGCCACGCCAGAGGCCGAGGCAGCGGCGCACTCCGCACGCGGTGTGGGTTTTGCGCTTGGCAGCAACTACCCCGTGGCGCTGGAGCACTACCACCGCGCTCTAGGCAAATTTGAAGAACTCGGCAACGGCAGCGGTGTGGCAGGCGTCACAGGTAACATCGGCCTCGTGCACATGAACACCGGCAACTACCCCGCGGCGCTCGATCACCTCCACCATGCACTGGCCCTGCACGAAGAGCTGGGCGAGCGCCGTCACGTGGCACGCGTCACCGGTAACATCGGCAACGTGTACGGGAACACCGGCAACTACCCCGCGGCGCTGGAGCACTACCAACGCTCCCTAGACGTGCTCGAGGAGCTGGGCATCCGCAGCGGCGTGGCAGGTGTCACTGGAAACATCGGCATCGCGCACGAAAACACCGGCAACTACCCGGCGGCGCTCGAGCACTACCACCGCGCTCTGGCTATATACGAAGAGCTGGAAGATCGGAGTGGAGTCGCACGCGTCATAGTAGGTATCGGAAACGTGCACTTTCGCACCGGCAACTACCCGTCGACGCTCGAGCACTACCACCGCGCCCTTGCTATTGACAAGGAGCAAGGAGACCGCAGCGGCGTGGCAGCCAGCACCGGTAACATCGGAAACGTGCACAGCAGCACCGGTAACTACCCCGCGGCGCTCGAGCACTTCCACCGCGCATTTGCCCTGCATGAAGAGCTCGGCGACCGCAGCGGCGTGGCGCGCGTCACCAGCAACATCGGTGTCGTGCACTTTCACACCGACAACTACCCGGAAGCGCTCGAGCACTACCACCGCGCTCTCGCAATACACCAGGAGCTAGGCGAGAGCAGCGGCGTGGCAGCTGTCACCATCAACATCGGCTCCGTGCACCAACGCGCCGGCAACTACCCGGCGGCGCTCGAGCACTTCCACCGCGCGCTAGCCCTGCACGAGGAGCTCGGCAGCCGCAGCGGTGTGGCACTCGTCACCTGCAACATCATTACAGCGATGATCGAGATAGGGGAGCACGCCAAAGCTGACGCTCTGCTGCAAACCATGGACGTTTTGCAGATCGATGATCCCGACATTCTGGTTCAAAAAGAGAAGAACCGCGCATCGCTTCAAGAGCATCATGGCAGAATTGGTGAAACAGCGGCAACGCTGAGAGCGGCTCTGCTGATCGCTCAAGAACACACCCTTGCTCCAATGCAGGCTGATCTACATAAAGCTCTGCGCGATCTGGCATTGAAGCAAAGTGATCTTGCCGGATATGTAGAGCACAACAACGAGTACTCTCGCATCACCGAAGAGATCAACGGAAAAGAGGCCACACTGAAGATGGCCATGCAGGAGAAACAACGCGAGATCGATGCAAAAGATCGTGAGCATCAAAAACACATGGCCGTGCTGCACTCAACGCTACCCAAGGACATTGCCGACAGAGTTGCACGCGGTGAGACAGTGAATGATCATCATGAGAATGCGGCGGTCATCTTCCTAGACATCGTGGGCTTCACGCAGCTCTCGGCATCCATGTCATCTCAAGATGTGATCGAACTCCTCGACGATGTCTTCTCCCAATGCGATGCGATCTGCAAACAGCACAACGTCACCAAGATCAAAACGATCGGCGACAGTTATATGTGCGTTGCGTTTGACAGCGTCATCAATGCAGCACATGTTGCAATGGAGATGATGAACATCACTCTCAACGAGTCGCTCAACGAGGCGCTTGCAAAGGCGCTTGAAAAAGAAAAGGCGCTTATAAAGTTCAGGATCGGAATTCACTGTGGGCCCGTGACGGCAGGTGTACTTGGCAAGGAACGCATGCAGTACGATGTGTGGGGAGACACGGTGAATGTGGCCTCACGAATGGAGAGTAGCAGCGAGCCAGGAAGGATTCACATCTCTGAAGCTCTTGCAAAGGCGCTCAACGAGGCGCTTAGCAAGGCGCTCAACGAGGCGTACATAGTGCCAAGAGGCACGATGGACATCAAAGGCAAAGGCATGATGCAGACCTACTGGCTGGAGAGCCCCCTATCATGA
- a CDS encoding tetratricopeptide repeat protein, producing the protein MSTRTFEELKNAATDATNRSDVPALEQCAEELAAIGTPQAMEVRSQALGWARFSRGNHSEALEHFQHAQRTCEELGDKPGIGQNMGNVGMVHIVMANYPMALESLESALAIYEELGDRSGIAHINYRIGMVHKYQGDLADALERYRRTLALYEEIDYAVGVASVSVSLGNVYTITGDFAEALACHHRSLQIYEGIGNKRNVAVNYSCIGTVLTNTGNYPQALEHYHRALALYVEIGDRNGVAAITTHIGTFYSSTGNYTLALEHLQQALALHTEDGNRLYAAYATGNIGNVYAQMQDYALALEYHRRSHALVTEVGASGDVVAGTCNILATLVDMGSFAEADELLATLSTVSIKDPRLRVGMMRSRASIEAHHSDLDGAMQTLRSALSDALKHSLHPETATIHKQLRDLCQQRNDLAGYVEHNNEFTRITEDINGKDTATKLAIQEAERKMAKERSEHEKHLAILHSTLPKHIADRVARGEVVNDHYDNVSVIFLDIVGFTTISDRIPSGHVVHLLEQIFTTLDAVCGKHNVVKIKTIGDSYMAVSFENVVNAASCALDMISSLDALEITMPPALGDTSWTKDVGDIKVRIGIHCGPVTAGVIGTQRLQYDVWGDTVNVASRMESTSEPGKIHVSSSFALALKGEMAKERNGNAMTLHERGSMEIKGKGMMLTYWLEENSEQRTANSEPRNPVTP; encoded by the coding sequence ATGAGCACACGTACGTTCGAAGAACTCAAAAATGCGGCCACGGATGCTACGAACAGAAGTGATGTTCCTGCGTTGGAGCAATGTGCCGAGGAACTAGCAGCGATCGGCACGCCGCAAGCGATGGAGGTGCGCTCACAGGCACTAGGTTGGGCGAGATTTTCGCGCGGCAATCACAGTGAAGCGTTGGAACATTTTCAACACGCACAACGCACATGCGAAGAGCTTGGCGACAAACCGGGCATTGGCCAAAACATGGGTAATGTTGGCATGGTCCATATCGTCATGGCTAACTACCCGATGGCGCTGGAGAGCCTCGAGTCTGCATTGGCCATCTATGAAGAGCTCGGCGACCGTTCTGGCATAGCGCACATAAATTACAGGATCGGCATGGTGCACAAGTATCAAGGAGACCTGGCTGATGCACTGGAACGCTACCGGCGGACGCTGGCACTCTATGAAGAAATTGACTACGCAGTTGGAGTCGCAAGCGTTTCAGTTAGTCTCGGGAACGTGTACACGATCACTGGCGACTTCGCTGAAGCGTTAGCATGCCACCATCGATCCTTGCAGATCTATGAGGGCATTGGAAACAAGAGAAACGTAGCTGTGAACTACAGCTGTATTGGCACCGTCCTCACAAATACTGGCAACTACCCACAGGCCCTTGAACATTACCATCGCGCTTTGGCCCTCTATGTGGAGATCGGCGATCGGAATGGTGTTGCGGCTATCACTACGCATATCGGCACGTTCTATTCGAGTACAGGCAACTACACGCTTGCACTAGAACACCTCCAGCAGGCCCTAGCACTTCATACGGAGGATGGTAATCGTTTGTACGCTGCCTACGCTACCGGCAACATCGGCAACGTCTATGCACAAATGCAGGACTATGCCTTGGCGCTGGAATACCACCGTCGGTCACATGCACTCGTTACGGAAGTTGGTGCTTCCGGGGACGTGGTGGCCGGTACCTGCAATATCCTTGCGACGCTGGTCGACATGGGGTCGTTTGCCGAAGCTGATGAATTGCTTGCTACACTGTCAACCGTGTCGATCAAAGATCCTAGGCTTCGCGTCGGCATGATGAGATCGCGTGCTTCGATCGAGGCCCATCACTCTGATCTTGACGGAGCCATGCAAACACTTCGTTCTGCGTTGTCGGATGCTCTGAAGCACTCGCTTCATCCGGAGACGGCAACCATCCACAAGCAGCTTCGTGATCTCTGCCAACAGAGAAACGACCTTGCAGGGTACGTAGAACACAACAACGAATTCACGCGTATCACCGAAGATATCAACGGCAAGGACACGGCCACAAAGCTCGCCATCCAGGAGGCGGAACGGAAAATGGCGAAGGAGCGAAGTGAGCATGAAAAGCACCTCGCGATCCTCCACTCAACGCTTCCCAAACATATTGCTGATAGAGTGGCAAGGGGCGAGGTGGTCAACGACCACTATGACAATGTCAGCGTGATCTTCTTGGACATCGTGGGCTTCACCACCATCTCCGACCGCATTCCTTCGGGCCACGTCGTGCACCTGCTCGAGCAGATCTTCACCACACTCGACGCTGTCTGTGGAAAGCACAACGTTGTCAAGATCAAGACCATCGGCGACAGCTACATGGCCGTGTCGTTTGAGAATGTTGTCAACGCCGCCTCATGTGCACTCGACATGATCTCCTCACTCGACGCGCTCGAAATCACCATGCCCCCTGCCCTCGGAGATACATCGTGGACAAAGGACGTGGGCGATATCAAGGTGCGCATCGGTATTCACTGCGGTCCCGTCACGGCCGGCGTGATCGGCACACAACGTTTGCAGTACGATGTGTGGGGGGACACGGTGAACGTTGCAAGCAGGATGGAGAGCACGAGCGAACCAGGAAAGATCCATGTCAGCTCGAGCTTCGCTCTCGCTTTGAAGGGCGAAATGGCGAAAGAGCGAAATGGCAATGCCATGACCCTACACGAACGTGGCTCCATGGAGATCAAGGGCAAAGGTATGATGTTGACGTATTGGTTGGAAGAGAACAGCGAACAGAGAACAGCGAACAGCGAACCCCGTAACCCCGTAACCCCGTAA
- a CDS encoding tetratricopeptide repeat protein codes for MTKRTIEELKDAVNSAINSNDAASLMECADELDALATSEAEAVAHNARGVGFYVRGNYAAALEHWHRAMAMHEELGNRSDVARVTLNIGNVYSSTGNYAAALEHYHRALAVFEEIGNRTGVASVTLNIGNVHFSTGNYPSALENYHRALAVFEELGNSSKVARLTGNIGNVHYTTGNYPSALESYHRALAMHEELCESGSVAATTGSIGVMHSSTGNHAAALEHLYRALAMHEELGESRSVALVTGNIISAMFESGEHAEAEALLQTMDNMQINEPEIVVQREHHRALLQEHHGNLDEARATLRAALLIAQEHMLAAKQAGVRKTLRDLALKQNDLAGYVEHNNEYTRINEEINGKESTLKMAMQDKQREIDAKDREHAQHMAVLHSTLPKHVAERVARGEVVNDHFDNASVIFLDIVGFTELSSTMSSQDVITLLDNIFTQCDAICEKHDVTKIKTIGDSYMCVSFDNVVNAARCALDFLHIAPTSHPVHFRIGIHIGPLTAGVIGTQRMQYDVWGDSVNVASRMESTSEAGRVHVSEVFASNLKSNQESIIKNPISESHEIPLVTSHSSLVTSSESLVTSSESLVTIERGSFDIKGKGMMKTYWLENRTT; via the coding sequence ATGACCAAGAGAACAATCGAAGAACTCAAAGACGCTGTGAATAGTGCCATCAACAGCAATGATGCAGCTTCTTTGATGGAATGCGCAGATGAGCTCGATGCATTGGCTACGTCGGAGGCCGAGGCTGTGGCGCACAACGCTCGCGGTGTGGGTTTTTATGTGCGTGGCAACTACGCCGCGGCGCTCGAGCACTGGCACCGAGCAATGGCGATGCACGAGGAGCTGGGCAACCGCAGCGATGTGGCGCGCGTCACCCTTAACATCGGCAACGTGTACAGCAGCACCGGCAACTACGCAGCGGCGCTGGAGCACTACCACCGCGCTCTGGCAGTGTTCGAGGAGATAGGCAACCGCACCGGCGTGGCAAGCGTCACCCTTAACATCGGCAACGTGCACTTCAGCACCGGCAACTACCCCTCGGCACTCGAGAACTACCACCGCGCTCTGGCAGTGTTCGAGGAGCTCGGTAACAGCAGTAAAGTGGCACGCCTCACAGGCAACATCGGCAACGTGCACTACACCACCGGCAACTACCCCTCGGCACTCGAGAGCTACCACCGCGCTCTGGCAATGCATGAGGAGCTCTGCGAGAGCGGCAGCGTGGCAGCCACCACCGGCAGCATCGGCGTCATGCACTCGAGCACCGGTAACCACGCGGCGGCGCTGGAGCATCTCTACCGCGCGCTGGCAATGCACGAAGAGCTCGGCGAGAGCCGTAGCGTGGCGCTCGTCACCGGGAACATCATTTCTGCGATGTTTGAATCAGGGGAGCACGCAGAAGCTGAGGCTCTGCTGCAAACCATGGACAATATGCAGATCAATGAGCCCGAGATTGTCGTTCAAAGAGAACATCACCGCGCATTGCTTCAAGAGCATCACGGCAACCTTGATGAAGCAAGGGCAACTCTTCGAGCGGCACTGCTGATCGCTCAAGAACACATGCTTGCTGCAAAACAGGCTGGGGTTCGCAAAACTCTGCGCGATCTAGCGTTGAAACAGAATGATCTTGCCGGATACGTGGAACACAACAACGAATACACACGCATCAACGAGGAGATCAACGGCAAAGAGTCAACGCTAAAGATGGCCATGCAGGACAAACAACGCGAGATCGATGCAAAAGATCGTGAGCATGCGCAACACATGGCCGTACTCCATTCCACCTTACCAAAGCATGTAGCAGAGAGGGTGGCACGGGGCGAGGTGGTGAACGACCACTTCGACAATGCCTCGGTGATCTTCTTGGACATTGTGGGCTTCACGGAACTCTCGTCAACGATGTCGTCACAAGACGTGATCACGTTACTCGACAACATCTTTACGCAGTGCGATGCTATCTGCGAGAAGCACGACGTCACCAAGATCAAGACGATCGGTGACAGCTACATGTGTGTGTCGTTCGATAACGTCGTCAACGCAGCACGTTGTGCGCTTGACTTCTTGCACATCGCTCCAACTTCGCACCCGGTTCATTTCCGCATTGGAATTCATATAGGTCCATTAACTGCCGGCGTTATCGGCACGCAACGCATGCAGTATGACGTATGGGGAGACTCGGTCAACGTAGCCTCACGGATGGAAAGTACGAGCGAAGCAGGACGTGTGCATGTGTCCGAAGTGTTTGCTTCGAATCTGAAGAGTAATCAAGAATCAATAATCAAGAATCCAATCTCGGAATCGCACGAAATTCCACTCGTCACTAGTCACTCGTCACTTGTCACTTCTTCAGAGTCACTTGTCACTTCTTCAGAGTCACTTGTCACTATCGAACGAGGATCGTTCGATATCAAGGGCAAGGGCATGATGAAGACGTATTGGTTGGAGAACAGAACTACATGA